From the genome of Devriesea agamarum, one region includes:
- the alaS gene encoding alanine--tRNA ligase produces MRCSEVRTRFLDHFAARQHEIAPSVSLVSPDPSILFTIAGMVPFIPYIVGREKAPSPRMASVQKCIRTNDIENVGKTTRHGTFFQMAGNFSFGDYFKEGAIDFAWELITGSRDAGGFGLEGDRLWVTLWDQDQESYHHLTKVIGLDPAHIVQLPKEENFWDTGQPGPAGCCAEWHYDRGPEFGPEAVGGTVDPGGDRYLEIWNLVFDQFLRGEGSGKNYPLLGELEQKAIDTGLGIERVAFLLQGKNNMYETDQVFPVIEHAQQLTGHRYNAGDELTDIRMRVVADHVRSALMLVGDGVRPSNEGRGYVLRRLIRRAVRSMRLLGYDQPSMPELLPISKGVMADSYPVLEHEFDRIQDVVYSEEDAFRRTLTAGTAIFDQVSGSVRKGGGTVLSGSDAFKLHDTYGFPIDLTLEMAQEVGLAVDEEGFRTAMSQQRERARADAMAKKSGHTDTAVYNRILGDLGQPTTFLGYTDSSADVVVQSVLVDGRLVDRVEAPAAVELVLDRTPFYAEMGGQLADQGRISLADGALIEVDDVQAPVKGLSVHRGRLVEGTLTPGAPGVATIDVERRGAIARAHTATHMVHQALREELGDGATQAGSENSPGRMRFDFRYGAQVPKSSLEQVEGRVNSLLVQNLDITDQQMPIDQARALGAQALFGEKYGNIVRVVSIGGDWSRELCGGTHVASTGHLGTVQLLGESSIGSGVRRVDALVGLTARRFQAKEHALVSQLADLLKVSSDDLPERIQALTTRLKETEKELAALRSAQLQAQAASIAQSVEDLNGVRLIAYDAGDGIAAADLRTLTLDLRARLGDDTPGVVAVVGSDAGKAALVVATNSSAREASWRAGVVLKSAAQAMGGRGGGKDDMAQGGGGDPERRGEALKSVRALLQAGGQ; encoded by the coding sequence ATGCGCTGCTCTGAGGTCCGCACGAGGTTCCTCGATCACTTTGCGGCTCGGCAGCACGAGATCGCCCCGAGCGTCTCGCTCGTCTCACCCGATCCGTCGATCCTTTTCACCATCGCGGGCATGGTTCCGTTCATTCCCTACATCGTGGGACGTGAAAAGGCACCGTCACCCCGCATGGCAAGCGTGCAAAAGTGCATTCGCACGAACGACATCGAAAATGTCGGGAAAACTACCCGCCACGGCACGTTTTTCCAAATGGCAGGGAACTTCTCCTTCGGTGACTACTTCAAAGAAGGGGCGATCGACTTTGCGTGGGAGCTGATCACCGGCTCACGTGATGCCGGTGGTTTCGGACTGGAAGGCGACCGTTTGTGGGTGACACTCTGGGACCAAGATCAGGAGTCCTACCACCACCTCACGAAGGTGATCGGCCTCGACCCGGCACATATTGTCCAACTGCCTAAAGAAGAGAACTTCTGGGATACCGGCCAGCCTGGCCCAGCCGGATGCTGCGCAGAATGGCACTACGACCGTGGCCCCGAGTTCGGCCCGGAGGCTGTGGGTGGAACTGTTGACCCCGGCGGTGACCGCTATCTGGAAATCTGGAATCTCGTGTTCGACCAGTTTCTGCGCGGTGAAGGATCCGGTAAAAACTATCCGCTGCTCGGTGAACTCGAGCAGAAAGCGATTGATACGGGTCTTGGGATTGAGCGAGTTGCGTTCCTTTTACAGGGCAAAAACAACATGTACGAGACGGATCAGGTGTTCCCCGTCATCGAGCATGCGCAGCAGTTGACCGGGCACCGTTACAACGCGGGCGATGAGCTTACCGATATCCGCATGCGGGTGGTGGCTGATCATGTGCGCAGCGCATTGATGCTGGTAGGGGATGGGGTTCGTCCCAGCAACGAGGGGCGTGGCTACGTTTTGCGTCGGTTGATCCGACGCGCGGTGCGTTCCATGCGACTGCTGGGGTATGACCAGCCTTCGATGCCGGAGCTTTTGCCGATCTCTAAGGGTGTGATGGCCGACTCGTATCCGGTGTTGGAACACGAGTTCGACCGGATTCAAGACGTGGTCTACAGCGAAGAAGACGCCTTCCGCCGCACTCTCACCGCGGGCACCGCAATTTTCGACCAGGTTTCCGGCAGTGTGCGCAAGGGCGGTGGCACTGTGCTGTCTGGTTCGGATGCGTTCAAACTGCATGACACCTACGGATTCCCCATCGACCTGACCTTGGAAATGGCCCAGGAAGTCGGGCTCGCGGTGGATGAGGAGGGATTCCGCACCGCGATGTCGCAGCAGCGGGAACGGGCTCGGGCTGATGCGATGGCGAAGAAATCCGGTCACACGGATACCGCCGTGTACAACCGCATCCTGGGTGACCTCGGCCAACCGACGACGTTCCTTGGCTACACCGATAGCAGTGCTGATGTGGTGGTCCAGTCTGTGCTCGTGGATGGGCGCCTGGTGGACCGGGTTGAGGCCCCAGCCGCCGTGGAACTCGTGCTGGATCGCACCCCGTTCTACGCCGAAATGGGCGGCCAGCTTGCTGACCAGGGGAGGATCTCCCTGGCGGACGGCGCCTTAATTGAGGTTGATGATGTGCAGGCTCCGGTGAAGGGCCTTAGCGTGCACCGCGGACGTTTGGTTGAAGGAACCTTGACCCCTGGCGCACCGGGCGTAGCCACCATCGACGTGGAGCGTCGCGGCGCAATTGCCCGCGCCCACACGGCCACCCATATGGTGCATCAAGCTCTGCGTGAGGAGCTGGGAGATGGAGCCACTCAGGCCGGTAGCGAGAACTCGCCCGGACGCATGCGCTTTGACTTCCGGTACGGAGCCCAAGTTCCCAAGAGCTCTCTCGAGCAGGTCGAGGGCCGAGTGAATTCACTGCTCGTCCAAAACCTCGACATCACAGACCAGCAGATGCCTATCGACCAGGCACGGGCACTGGGCGCACAGGCCCTGTTTGGCGAAAAGTACGGCAACATCGTCCGTGTCGTCTCCATCGGTGGAGACTGGTCCCGTGAGCTTTGCGGTGGCACCCACGTAGCCAGCACCGGTCACTTGGGAACTGTTCAGCTGCTGGGCGAGTCGTCCATCGGATCGGGGGTGCGTCGTGTCGATGCGCTGGTGGGTTTGACCGCTCGTCGGTTCCAGGCAAAGGAACATGCCCTGGTCTCCCAACTAGCGGACCTGCTCAAGGTCTCTAGCGATGATCTCCCTGAGCGTATCCAGGCGCTCACGACCCGTCTTAAAGAGACCGAGAAGGAACTGGCGGCGTTGCGCAGCGCTCAGCTCCAAGCTCAGGCTGCCTCGATTGCGCAGTCCGTTGAAGACCTTAACGGGGTCCGGCTGATTGCCTATGATGCGGGCGACGGCATTGCAGCAGCCGATCTGCGAACGCTCACCTTGGATCTGCGGGCTCGACTCGGTGACGATACCCCGGGTGTCGTTGCCGTGGTGGGAAGCGATGCCGGGAAAGCGGCCTTGGTCGTGGCAACAAACTCGTCCGCGCGTGAAGCCTCATGGCGAGCAGGTGTTGTGCTGAAATCTGCGGCGCAGGCTATGGGTGGACGCGGTGGCGGCAAGGACGATATGGCCCAGGGCGGTGGCGGTGATCCCGAGCGCCGCGGCGAAGCGCTGAAGTCAGTGCGTGCGCTCCTCCAGGCGGGGGGCCAATGA
- the rpsD gene encoding 30S ribosomal protein S4: MTNVTRARRQARLSRALGLALTPKSVKYFEKRPYPPGEHGRARRRTESDYAIRLREKQRLRAQYALREKQLHRAYLDARKEAGLTGESLVELLEMRLDSLVMRAGFARTMLQARQAVTHRHVLVDGKLVDRPSFRVKPGQTIQIKPKSQAMEPFQIAASGAHRDVLPTLPSYLRVELDELKAELVNRPKRSEVPVTCEVALVVEYYAR, translated from the coding sequence GTGACCAACGTCACCCGTGCGCGTCGTCAGGCGCGTCTTTCCCGTGCACTCGGCCTGGCGCTGACCCCGAAGTCTGTAAAGTACTTCGAGAAGCGGCCTTACCCGCCAGGTGAGCATGGCCGTGCTCGTCGTCGTACCGAGTCTGACTACGCCATCCGTCTGCGTGAGAAGCAGCGTCTGCGTGCGCAGTACGCCCTGCGTGAGAAGCAGCTTCACCGCGCCTACCTGGATGCCCGTAAGGAAGCTGGCCTGACCGGTGAGAGCCTGGTCGAGCTGCTGGAAATGCGTTTGGACTCGCTCGTGATGCGTGCCGGATTTGCGCGCACCATGCTCCAGGCGCGTCAGGCCGTCACCCACCGCCACGTGCTGGTGGACGGCAAGCTCGTGGACCGTCCCTCGTTCCGCGTAAAGCCGGGTCAGACGATCCAGATCAAGCCGAAGAGCCAGGCCATGGAGCCGTTCCAGATCGCCGCCTCCGGTGCGCATCGCGACGTTCTCCCGACCCTTCCGTCGTACCTGCGCGTTGAGCTCGATGAGCTCAAGGCTGAGCTGGTGAACCGTCCCAAGCGCTCCGAGGTCCCCGTGACCTGTGAAGTTGCGCTGGTCGTTGAGTACTACGCTCGCTGA
- a CDS encoding replication-associated recombination protein A — MDEDLFTAADRDASLPSGVHTLADSTAHRPPLAVRMRPRSLEEVVGQRAALAPASPLRRLVTSGEVDGRTVPSSVILWGPPGTGKTTLAYVIARSSDREFVELSAVLAGVKEVRDVVDSARSRLRTTGRETVLFVDEVHRFSKSQQDALLPSVENRWVTLIAATTENPHFSVISPLLSRSILLTLESLSVEDLTTLVDRALSDERGLAGEVELTDDAREELLRLGSGDARKILTSLEVAAGAAIDRGDRRIDTDTLAQAINRAALRYDRDGDQHYDVVSAFIKSMRGSDVDAALHYLARMIEAGEDPRFIARRILIAASEEVSMADPSALQTAVAAAHAVQFLGMPEARITLAQAVVHIATAPKSNAAYMALERAVSDVRAGRGGPVPPALRDAHYRGAKDLGHGKDYRYAHDCPHAIATQQYPPDDLVGVDYYQPSDRGKERDISRRLPALRKIVRGPGSST; from the coding sequence GTGGACGAGGACCTCTTCACCGCAGCCGATCGGGACGCCAGCCTGCCATCCGGTGTGCATACCCTTGCGGATTCGACGGCGCACCGGCCCCCGCTGGCTGTGCGGATGCGACCTCGCAGCCTGGAGGAAGTGGTTGGTCAACGGGCGGCTCTCGCCCCGGCCTCGCCGTTGCGGCGACTGGTAACGTCCGGTGAGGTTGATGGCCGGACTGTTCCCTCGTCGGTAATTTTGTGGGGGCCGCCGGGAACGGGCAAGACGACGTTGGCGTACGTGATCGCCCGGTCTAGCGACCGCGAGTTCGTGGAGCTATCGGCTGTTCTAGCCGGGGTGAAAGAAGTTCGCGACGTGGTGGATTCAGCGCGTTCACGCCTGCGCACCACCGGGCGAGAGACCGTGTTATTTGTTGATGAGGTCCATCGCTTTTCCAAATCTCAGCAGGATGCACTTCTCCCCAGCGTGGAGAACCGGTGGGTGACCCTGATTGCGGCCACCACCGAAAACCCGCATTTTTCTGTGATTTCTCCTCTGCTCTCCCGCTCGATTCTGCTCACGCTGGAATCCCTCAGCGTGGAGGACCTCACGACTCTCGTTGATCGAGCGTTGTCCGATGAACGGGGTCTTGCTGGGGAGGTTGAGCTGACCGATGACGCCCGAGAGGAGCTGTTGAGGCTCGGCTCAGGAGATGCCCGAAAGATTTTGACGTCGCTGGAAGTGGCAGCTGGAGCAGCTATCGATCGGGGTGATCGTCGGATCGACACCGACACACTTGCGCAAGCGATTAATCGTGCTGCTCTGCGTTACGACCGAGATGGCGATCAGCATTACGACGTGGTGAGCGCTTTTATTAAATCAATGCGAGGCAGCGACGTGGATGCTGCCCTGCACTATCTGGCCCGCATGATTGAGGCGGGGGAGGATCCGCGGTTTATTGCCAGACGGATCTTGATCGCGGCGAGTGAAGAGGTGTCGATGGCGGACCCCTCAGCGCTGCAAACGGCTGTGGCTGCGGCCCATGCCGTCCAGTTCCTAGGGATGCCGGAAGCTCGGATCACCTTGGCTCAAGCAGTTGTGCACATTGCGACCGCCCCCAAATCTAATGCCGCCTATATGGCTTTGGAACGCGCTGTGTCGGATGTTCGGGCAGGGCGCGGCGGACCGGTGCCGCCTGCCTTGCGCGATGCCCATTACCGCGGGGCAAAAGATCTCGGCCACGGCAAGGATTACCGCTACGCTCACGATTGCCCGCATGCCATTGCCACTCAGCAATATCCCCCAGATGATCTTGTCGGGGTCGACTATTACCAGCCCAGTGATCGTGGGAAGGAAAGGGATATTTCCCGCAGGCTCCCCGCGCTGCGGAAAATTGTTCGAGGACCGGGCAGTTCTACATAG
- a CDS encoding quinone-dependent dihydroorotate dehydrogenase translates to MSHNPSGTSGSTSRASAFYPWLFRVAITKIDPERAHHLTVDALRLVQCIPGGLAVLRSIFGRGPVPPSVKVAGMTVQSRFGLGAGFDKDAQVIPALMAIGFGHVEVGTITAQPQPGNPKPRAFRLVGDRALINRMGFNNDGARVVAKRLAELRRSPRGREAVVGVNIGKSKVTALDRAAEDYATSARLLAPYASYLAVNVSSPNTPGLRELQAIDQLREILLAVMEQARGVGPSGRDVPVFVKIAPDLHDRDVLEIADLARELGLAGVIAANTTISRPRSLLEERHRIEEIGAGGLSGPVLASRSEHLLTMLRNHVGQDLTLISVGGVETPEQVTKRLEAGADLVQGYTGLIYEGPSWPGRIARALARAVA, encoded by the coding sequence ATGTCCCACAACCCATCCGGCACCTCAGGTTCCACATCGCGTGCCTCGGCCTTCTACCCGTGGCTATTTCGCGTTGCCATCACCAAGATCGACCCTGAACGTGCACACCACCTCACGGTTGATGCGCTGCGCCTCGTGCAGTGCATTCCCGGAGGACTAGCAGTTTTACGAAGCATCTTTGGACGGGGACCAGTTCCGCCATCAGTGAAAGTCGCGGGCATGACCGTGCAATCTCGATTTGGACTCGGTGCAGGGTTTGATAAGGATGCTCAGGTCATCCCAGCTCTGATGGCGATCGGTTTTGGACATGTAGAAGTAGGGACGATCACCGCACAACCTCAGCCAGGCAATCCGAAGCCGCGCGCATTTCGTCTGGTTGGAGACCGCGCACTGATTAACCGGATGGGTTTTAACAATGACGGAGCTCGGGTTGTCGCCAAGCGCTTGGCGGAGCTTCGGCGCAGTCCACGCGGTCGTGAGGCTGTGGTCGGAGTCAATATCGGCAAGTCGAAGGTGACTGCGCTGGATCGCGCCGCCGAAGACTACGCAACCAGTGCGCGTCTGCTCGCCCCGTATGCGTCTTATCTCGCTGTCAATGTGTCCTCACCGAACACCCCAGGTTTGCGCGAGCTCCAAGCTATTGACCAGTTGCGTGAGATTTTGCTCGCGGTGATGGAACAGGCACGTGGGGTGGGTCCCTCCGGCCGCGATGTTCCGGTGTTCGTGAAAATTGCTCCGGACTTACATGACCGAGATGTGTTGGAGATCGCTGATCTCGCACGCGAACTCGGCTTAGCCGGGGTAATCGCGGCCAACACCACCATTTCTCGTCCGCGGTCCCTGCTTGAGGAACGCCATCGGATTGAAGAGATTGGTGCGGGTGGTTTATCGGGTCCGGTGCTTGCCTCACGGTCGGAGCACCTGCTGACCATGCTGCGCAATCATGTTGGGCAGGACCTCACTCTGATCAGCGTAGGAGGGGTTGAAACTCCTGAGCAGGTCACAAAACGTCTAGAGGCGGGGGCTGATCTGGTTCAGGGATACACCGGATTGATTTACGAGGGTCCGTCGTGGCCTGGTCGGATCGCCCGGGCGCTTGCGCGCGCAGTAGCCTGA